The Arachis hypogaea cultivar Tifrunner chromosome 19, arahy.Tifrunner.gnm2.J5K5, whole genome shotgun sequence genome has a window encoding:
- the LOC112777549 gene encoding uncharacterized protein, whose translation MRMEEGVRRWVVDISKWDPQPPDLSFPLSFLPSHEHSSVTRFVKMEDRKRALVSRMLQYALVSDVLRIPLSEISIKRTPEGKPYVDYDKLGLGLPNFNFNVSHHGDYVAIASESVYLVGLDIVSYDIPQGETITEFIHFFASYFSSLEWDNIVNAGTSYDVLIEFYRYWSLKEAYVKAIGSGLTEELHKVEFTHTCWTNITAKVEGMPMTEWRFWLFELGERHCVSVAKGHPRSAAMNYKATLNKIDFIEDEYHQFLNLPNVDFVELSIEQLLLALQKARVGKHRS comes from the exons ATGAGAATGGAGGAAGGCGTAAGGAGATGGGTGGTGGACATCTCAAAGTGGGACCCACAACCCCCTGACTTATCCTTTCCCCTCTCTTTCCTTCCTTCCCACGAGCACTCCTCTGTTACCAG GTTTGTGAAAATGGAAGATAGGAAACGAGCACTTGTCAGCAGAATGCTTCAGTATGCTCTTGTATCTGATGTTCTGCGAATCCCACTTAGTGAAATTTCCATAAAGCGAACACCCGAGGGCAAGCCATATGTG GATTATGATAAACTTGGTCTCGGATTacctaattttaatttcaatgtatCTCATCATGGTGACTATGTGGCCATAGCATCCGAATCTGTATACCTTGTGGGGTTAGACATTGTCTCCTATGATATACCACAGGGAGAAACAATTACAGAATTCATACATTTCTTCGCGTCATACTTTTCCAGTTTGGAATGGGACAATATAGTTAATGCTGGCACATCTTATGatgtattaattgaattttacaG GTATTGGAGCCTAAAAGAAGCATACGTTAAAGCCATAGGGAGTGGACTGACTGAAGAGTTGCATAAAGTGGAGTTTACTCACACATGCTGGACTAATATTACAgctaaagtggaaggaatgccTATGACAGAGTGGAGATTTTGGCTGTTCGAGCTTGGAGAAAGGCATTGC GTATCAGTTGCAAAAGGTCACCCAAGATCAGCTGCTATGAACTATAAAGCAACTTTGAATAAAATTGACTTTATAGAAGACGAATATCATCAATTTCTTAATCTTCCAAATGTAGACTTTGTTGAACTAAGTATAGAACAACTGCTGTTGGCTCTACAAAAAGCAAGGGTAGGTAAGCATAGAAGTTAG